A DNA window from Gillisia sp. Hel1_33_143 contains the following coding sequences:
- a CDS encoding glycosyltransferase family 2 protein: MIFKVSVIIPVFNTQLYIEKAILSALDQKEVAEVIVVDDGSTDDTSKILAKLENENSKIRTYKHSNGENRGRAFSRNLGIKMATSSFIAFLDADDYYLENRFQNDARLFAEDYGIDGVYNAIGVHFYRNASEEEKERLMLTTINYKIKSNELFDKMSPKGDAGHFHGNGLTVKREIFKKVGYFDNRLKVAEDTHMWIKMSLKAKLIAGILDRPVSIRGVHDSNVFHLYSTILYKRNMALMFNSLLKWAYSNQLKMSVLEYFYKNSYIYFKYLGDEEKFKHFVLLNWLECALKYPKLLKLKYFIYTNPLVTSYRKRLKS, from the coding sequence TTGATTTTTAAAGTATCAGTTATTATTCCGGTATTCAATACTCAATTATATATTGAAAAGGCAATCTTATCTGCTTTAGATCAAAAGGAAGTTGCGGAAGTGATCGTGGTGGATGATGGAAGTACAGACGATACCTCTAAAATTCTTGCCAAACTTGAGAATGAAAATTCAAAAATTAGAACTTACAAACATTCTAATGGAGAAAATCGTGGTAGGGCATTTAGTAGAAATTTGGGAATTAAAATGGCTACCAGTTCATTTATAGCATTTTTAGATGCAGACGATTATTATTTAGAAAACAGATTCCAAAATGATGCAAGGTTATTTGCGGAAGATTATGGTATTGATGGGGTTTATAATGCAATTGGCGTCCACTTTTACAGAAATGCCTCGGAGGAGGAAAAGGAGCGATTAATGCTTACCACCATAAATTATAAAATTAAATCTAATGAATTATTTGATAAGATGTCTCCAAAAGGGGATGCTGGACATTTTCATGGTAATGGACTAACTGTGAAGCGTGAAATTTTTAAAAAGGTTGGTTATTTTGATAACAGACTGAAAGTTGCAGAAGACACGCATATGTGGATAAAAATGTCTTTAAAGGCTAAATTGATTGCCGGAATCTTAGATAGACCTGTAAGTATTCGTGGTGTGCATGATTCAAATGTTTTCCATTTATATTCAACCATACTTTATAAAAGGAATATGGCGTTAATGTTCAACTCTTTGTTAAAATGGGCCTATAGCAATCAATTAAAAATGTCTGTTTTAGAGTATTTTTATAAAAATTCTTATATCTATTTTAAATATCTCGGTGACGAGGAAAAGTTTAAACATTTTGTATTATTAAATTGGCTAGAATGCGCATTGAAATATCCAAAACTTCTAAAATTGAAATACTTTATTTATACCAATCCCTTAGTAACCTCTTATAGAAAAAGATTAAAGTCATAA
- a CDS encoding glycosyltransferase family 2 protein: protein MQEPLVSIIIPTYNRAHLLGETLDSICSQTYHNWECIVVDDGSIDHTKALIDSYINKDKRFHYYLRPSSFLKGANSCRNYGFDKCNGKFLNWFDSDDLMLPDNLQLKLEALTPELDFVIANSLNFDEAGNKSRPYFLDLDLLITPENFITGKIGWITDDALLRKESIKIRFNENLRSGQEYNFFSRYLFYTTKGKYLKEDLCYRRIHKESINQSTSLQLLIDNEIYLLQDLGYFASSKIIKRSLKRIIRFSYESKKSSSLRQIQLKVLRTLRSYKKYKSIWFYSNWIILNAVSGKGYIFIKKAISKL from the coding sequence TTGCAAGAACCATTAGTTTCTATAATCATTCCTACTTATAACCGAGCACATCTGCTAGGGGAAACTTTAGATTCTATATGCTCTCAAACTTATCATAATTGGGAATGTATTGTAGTAGATGATGGTTCTATAGATCACACCAAAGCATTGATAGATAGTTATATAAATAAAGATAAGAGGTTTCATTATTACCTCAGGCCTTCAAGTTTTCTTAAAGGTGCAAATTCTTGCAGGAACTACGGTTTTGATAAGTGTAATGGAAAATTTCTGAATTGGTTTGATAGTGATGATCTTATGCTGCCCGATAATCTTCAGCTAAAACTTGAAGCTTTAACGCCAGAACTCGACTTTGTAATTGCGAATAGTCTTAATTTTGATGAAGCCGGGAATAAATCCAGACCTTATTTTCTTGATCTCGATCTACTTATTACTCCAGAAAATTTTATAACCGGAAAAATTGGTTGGATAACAGACGATGCTTTGCTTAGAAAAGAAAGTATAAAAATTAGGTTTAATGAAAATTTGAGATCGGGGCAGGAGTACAACTTTTTTTCTCGCTATCTTTTTTATACTACTAAAGGGAAATACCTTAAAGAAGATCTTTGTTATAGAAGAATTCATAAGGAATCTATAAATCAATCTACATCTTTACAGCTATTAATAGATAATGAGATCTATTTGTTGCAGGATCTTGGTTACTTTGCAAGTTCAAAAATTATAAAAAGATCTTTAAAACGAATTATTCGATTTTCTTATGAGTCAAAGAAAAGTTCTTCTTTGAGACAGATTCAATTAAAAGTATTAAGAACACTAAGATCATATAAAAAATATAAGTCTATATGGTTTTATTCGAATTGGATTATTTTGAATGCAGTTTCTGGAAAAGGATATATTTTTATTAAAAAAGCAATCTCTAAACTATAA
- a CDS encoding glycosyltransferase family 2 protein, translating into MNQNIKSSLISIILPVYNGENYLVSAIESILTQTYQNFELIIVNDCSTDKSLEISENYQKKDSRIKIISNSTNKKLPISLNIGHKSAVGKYITWTSHDNLLKKNFLEELSTVIEQENVDIVFSNYDIIRSDNSIKRIQVAGPAEYLLIGNYIGASFLYKKEVFEGLNGYDSELFLIEDYDFWIRALNQYRFFNLDKNLYSYRIHGESLTSKINLEEEHGNSYTSAISKMLEGVAKDLMWSEEMLSFIKMIHLNKREVLEYYIRNKKIIELDLKQMATKNLDFKILKLGLIKSIRIILIQNKSEHNLKNLMKILKSERSILLESTFNKIETLGLIKNSLFH; encoded by the coding sequence ATGAATCAAAATATAAAATCTTCATTGATCTCGATCATTTTGCCTGTTTATAATGGCGAGAATTATCTAGTTTCAGCAATTGAAAGCATACTCACCCAAACATATCAGAATTTTGAATTGATAATAGTTAATGATTGTTCTACAGACAAAAGTTTAGAAATATCAGAGAATTATCAAAAAAAAGATTCCAGAATTAAGATCATCTCCAATTCCACAAATAAAAAGTTACCTATTAGTTTAAATATAGGTCATAAATCTGCTGTAGGAAAATACATTACCTGGACGAGTCATGATAATCTATTAAAGAAAAATTTTCTAGAAGAATTATCCACGGTTATAGAACAAGAGAATGTAGATATTGTCTTTTCAAATTATGATATCATTCGGTCTGATAATTCTATTAAAAGAATTCAGGTTGCAGGTCCGGCAGAATATTTATTAATAGGAAATTATATTGGTGCTTCATTTCTATACAAAAAAGAGGTTTTTGAAGGTTTGAATGGTTATGACTCTGAACTTTTTTTGATTGAAGATTACGATTTCTGGATAAGAGCTTTAAACCAATATCGATTTTTTAATTTGGATAAAAACTTATATTCATACAGAATTCATGGAGAAAGTTTAACATCAAAAATCAATTTGGAGGAAGAGCATGGAAATTCATATACTAGTGCCATCTCTAAAATGTTGGAAGGAGTAGCGAAAGATCTTATGTGGAGCGAGGAGATGTTAAGCTTTATTAAGATGATCCATCTTAATAAAAGGGAGGTTTTAGAATATTATATAAGAAACAAAAAGATCATTGAATTAGATCTTAAGCAAATGGCAACTAAAAATTTAGACTTTAAGATACTAAAATTAGGACTGATAAAGAGCATAAGAATAATCTTGATCCAAAATAAAAGCGAACATAACCTTAAGAACTTAATGAAGATCTTAAAAAGTGAAAGATCTATATTATTAGAAAGCACTTTCAATAAAATAGAGACCCTGGGTTTAATTAAAAATTCATTATTCCACTGA
- a CDS encoding glycosyltransferase family 2 protein, whose amino-acid sequence MKNPKITILIATYNRASLLPNTLQSILAQTYSHWECLIIDDHSTDGTEKIVQDYINKDKRFSYYLKSENYKVGLSGTRNYGLDLAESKKSEFIQFFDDDDLMHPKKLELQLKGLLEHPESMFSICGRRNFENEDEINWEDHQQIFQSKLYSFGEAFLIGKLRLVAQVFLFRAQYLKDQRFDENLRYAEDWEFFSKLFLKENPKYEVLDQVLFFRRKHLNSMTEDLDTTGLRASNLNAAVNKVFYFLVDQKCHTVNSLTYFGRVFLLYHYSSNNLELIKQISKEDKMFSKLSKRLQMALKIHYLMRKMILRILIYNAN is encoded by the coding sequence ATGAAAAATCCAAAGATCACCATTCTAATTGCAACTTATAATAGAGCAAGTTTGTTGCCCAACACGCTGCAATCTATACTTGCTCAAACCTATAGTCATTGGGAATGTTTGATTATTGATGATCATTCTACCGACGGTACTGAAAAAATAGTGCAGGATTATATTAATAAGGATAAACGTTTTAGCTACTACTTGAAATCTGAAAATTATAAAGTAGGACTTTCCGGAACTAGAAATTATGGGTTAGATCTTGCAGAGTCTAAAAAGTCAGAATTTATTCAGTTTTTTGATGATGATGATTTAATGCATCCTAAAAAGTTGGAACTTCAATTAAAAGGATTACTTGAACATCCTGAAAGCATGTTTTCTATTTGTGGGAGAAGAAATTTTGAAAATGAAGATGAAATAAATTGGGAAGATCATCAACAAATTTTTCAGTCTAAATTATATTCCTTTGGCGAAGCATTTTTAATTGGAAAATTAAGATTAGTTGCTCAGGTATTTTTGTTTAGAGCACAGTATTTAAAAGATCAAAGGTTTGATGAAAATTTACGATATGCAGAAGACTGGGAATTCTTTTCTAAATTGTTCCTAAAAGAAAATCCAAAGTATGAGGTTTTAGATCAAGTTCTTTTTTTTAGAAGAAAACATTTGAATTCTATGACAGAAGACTTGGATACAACGGGTCTTCGTGCTTCCAATCTAAACGCAGCAGTTAATAAAGTTTTTTACTTTTTAGTTGACCAGAAATGCCATACGGTTAATAGTTTGACTTACTTTGGAAGAGTCTTTCTTTTATATCATTATAGTTCTAATAATTTAGAATTAATAAAACAGATATCAAAGGAAGATAAAATGTTTTCTAAGTTGAGCAAAAGGCTACAAATGGCATTAAAAATTCATTATTTAATGAGGAAAATGATTCTTAGAATTCTAATTTATAATGCTAACTAA
- a CDS encoding glycosyltransferase family 2 protein produces the protein MDNYRVTILLATFNRAHLIEETLNSIKSQTYQNWECIIVNDHSTDDTSKVVSDFISEDSRFSYFLKTEAYKKGLSGTRNYGLDLARIKNAKYIQFFDDDDIMHPQKLELQMQPFYDDLSLNLTICQYRKFIDTGTIEFDLKKADDNLCNVKTKTLLESFFLYQINLNSLGPIWKSNIILKYRFNEELKYGEERELFLRIFLVESINYMPVPYVLFWYRKHKKTITGDLFENEFVKVESNRIIDKNIFNLLVSQDRVSYPLLKAYTVWGIKYNNQFFLKGISEFIRNNEDLKYSLKYFKLYSLANLFLLFHKIKSN, from the coding sequence TTGGATAATTATAGGGTAACTATACTACTTGCAACTTTTAATCGTGCTCATTTAATTGAGGAGACTCTTAATTCTATTAAATCTCAAACCTATCAGAATTGGGAGTGCATAATTGTAAATGATCATTCCACCGATGACACTTCCAAAGTAGTAAGTGATTTCATTTCAGAAGATTCCAGATTCAGTTACTTCTTAAAGACCGAAGCCTATAAAAAGGGACTTTCCGGCACCAGAAATTACGGGTTAGACCTGGCAAGAATTAAAAACGCTAAATACATTCAGTTTTTTGACGATGATGATATCATGCATCCTCAAAAATTGGAATTACAAATGCAACCATTTTATGATGATCTATCTTTAAATCTTACTATATGCCAATATCGTAAATTTATAGATACAGGCACAATAGAGTTCGACTTGAAGAAAGCAGATGATAATTTGTGCAATGTTAAAACTAAAACCTTATTAGAATCTTTCTTCTTATATCAGATTAATCTTAATTCTCTGGGGCCTATATGGAAATCGAACATAATTTTGAAGTATAGGTTCAATGAAGAGCTAAAGTATGGAGAAGAACGAGAATTATTTCTTAGAATTTTCCTTGTGGAAAGCATAAATTATATGCCAGTACCTTATGTGCTTTTTTGGTACAGAAAACACAAGAAAACAATAACAGGTGATCTTTTTGAAAATGAATTTGTGAAAGTTGAATCCAACAGAATTATTGATAAGAATATATTTAACCTATTAGTTAGTCAAGATAGAGTCTCGTATCCATTGCTTAAGGCATATACGGTTTGGGGGATAAAATATAATAATCAATTTTTTTTAAAGGGAATATCAGAATTTATTAGAAACAATGAGGATTTAAAATATTCTTTAAAATATTTTAAATTATACTCTCTAGCTAATTTATTTTTACTCTTTCATAAAATAAAATCAAATTGA
- a CDS encoding glycosyltransferase family 2 protein, protein MNLAIVIPYFKIDFFAATLNSLSEQSNKNFEVYIGNDGSPSNPEEIISQYSNSLPIRYFDFKINLGASSLVSHWQRCIEKVNDAEWILLLGDDDVLEPNCISDFYNNINTINEKNINVVRFGTKIINNRGESISKVHVHEKVENSVNFIMNKILGPARSSLSEHIFRKKFLKFKHFPLAWYSDDLALLEVSNFGDIYSINSSVVSIRASSLNISSNKGLSRIKNIATFEFYHYLINKYYTQFNAAQKLILFDKYEKSVLNDKKNYLLFLKLSKTYIQKNKFNVYFRFFKLYLSNILNAYRSQSREV, encoded by the coding sequence TTGAATTTAGCCATTGTTATACCTTACTTTAAGATTGATTTTTTTGCTGCTACTTTAAATAGCCTTAGTGAACAATCAAATAAGAATTTCGAAGTTTATATCGGGAATGACGGGAGTCCGTCTAATCCTGAAGAAATAATCTCCCAATATTCAAATAGTCTGCCTATTCGTTATTTCGATTTTAAAATAAATTTAGGTGCTTCTTCACTGGTAAGTCATTGGCAGCGTTGTATAGAAAAAGTTAATGATGCGGAATGGATCTTATTGTTAGGCGATGATGATGTCTTGGAACCAAACTGCATTTCAGATTTCTACAATAATATAAATACCATCAATGAAAAGAATATTAATGTAGTAAGATTTGGCACAAAAATAATTAATAATAGAGGGGAATCAATCTCGAAAGTTCATGTTCATGAGAAAGTTGAAAATTCTGTAAATTTTATTATGAATAAAATTTTGGGGCCGGCTCGAAGTTCTTTAAGCGAGCACATCTTCAGAAAAAAGTTTTTAAAATTTAAACATTTTCCCTTGGCATGGTATAGTGATGATTTAGCATTGCTAGAGGTTTCAAATTTCGGAGATATTTACTCTATTAATTCCTCTGTAGTTTCTATAAGAGCAAGTAGCCTTAATATTTCCTCTAATAAGGGACTATCTAGAATTAAAAATATAGCAACTTTCGAATTTTATCATTATCTAATAAATAAGTATTATACGCAATTTAATGCCGCTCAGAAATTAATTCTATTTGATAAATATGAAAAGTCTGTACTTAATGATAAGAAAAACTACTTATTATTCTTAAAGCTTTCTAAAACCTATATTCAGAAGAATAAATTTAATGTCTATTTTAGGTTTTTTAAATTATACTTATCTAATATTTTAAATGCGTACAGGAGTCAATCCAGAGAAGTTTAA
- a CDS encoding glycosyltransferase family A protein, which yields MRTGVNPEKFKTEKNVHYFHRVIVPVHIPESSNLYYKEAIEVLKVCLQSLFKSINNETTAITIINNASNTEVEEVLSGYYKSGYINKYVIYKENKGKVHAIISEARACFEDYISIADSDVLFMEGWENACFEIFNSYPKAGVVSPVPSQNLSLYYNRSLFYDLFLMGKIKYGKAVSDYDCELFLKGLGNAALLDRNNAEYSWKQKQYYLDKPTRAIVGANHFVATYRREVLMWNKEFPQEKFKKGYEEYYLDFPADRLGWYRLSTPKTFAYHVGNELDEVVSKFCDNPKSKISQKSFKALRRPGPSNTSYKIKRIFFKVLRSIKQL from the coding sequence ATGCGTACAGGAGTCAATCCAGAGAAGTTTAAAACAGAAAAGAATGTTCATTACTTTCATAGGGTGATCGTTCCTGTGCATATCCCAGAGAGTTCAAATTTATATTATAAAGAAGCTATAGAAGTACTAAAAGTCTGTCTTCAATCCTTATTCAAATCTATAAATAATGAAACTACAGCTATAACTATTATTAACAATGCATCTAATACAGAAGTTGAAGAAGTACTATCTGGTTATTATAAAAGTGGATATATAAATAAATATGTAATATATAAAGAGAACAAGGGAAAGGTTCATGCAATTATAAGTGAAGCTAGAGCATGTTTTGAAGATTATATTTCTATTGCAGATAGCGATGTTTTATTTATGGAAGGTTGGGAAAACGCATGTTTTGAAATCTTCAATTCTTATCCCAAGGCAGGAGTGGTTTCTCCAGTTCCCTCTCAAAATTTATCACTTTATTACAACCGCTCCTTATTTTATGATCTTTTCTTAATGGGAAAAATAAAATATGGAAAGGCGGTAAGTGATTACGATTGCGAACTTTTTCTGAAAGGATTAGGAAATGCAGCCTTGCTGGATAGAAATAATGCTGAATATTCATGGAAGCAGAAACAATACTATTTAGATAAACCTACAAGAGCTATAGTTGGTGCAAACCATTTTGTTGCTACTTATAGACGAGAAGTTTTAATGTGGAATAAAGAATTTCCTCAGGAAAAATTTAAAAAGGGATATGAAGAATACTATTTAGATTTTCCTGCAGATAGATTGGGTTGGTATAGACTTTCTACTCCCAAAACTTTTGCTTACCATGTAGGAAATGAGTTAGATGAAGTAGTTTCTAAATTTTGTGACAATCCTAAATCAAAAATCTCCCAGAAGAGTTTTAAAGCTTTAAGAAGACCTGGACCTTCAAATACCTCCTATAAAATAAAAAGGATATTTTTCAAAGTACTTAGAAGTATAAAACAACTCTAA
- a CDS encoding glycosyltransferase family 2 protein — translation MNDSFLVSIIIPIYNRESFLQETIESVINQTYKKWQLILVDDGSSDASLSIANIAVQNDIRIISVSRPNTKLGGGNSARNYGFQKSNGDLINWFDSDDLMHPEFIERKVEEFIDHQDLNVVFTKTIRTDFTEVNVPDERLKYSSTFLHDYVVRKISWYLPDAMFRRSFLEDKQLFDEDLLAGQDRDFYIRLFAREFPKFKILDFYATYYRIHQDSISEKIYREANIKMQVSHYNSLINQVEVLKEYNLLSKNLKQHYLQELKKRFPAVIKSKASLSKYFKEVKKLSDLNKTTAETWLKLFVAYFSFQIFGKGERFLK, via the coding sequence ATGAATGATTCTTTTTTAGTAAGTATTATCATTCCTATTTATAACAGAGAAAGTTTTCTTCAGGAAACTATAGAATCTGTTATAAATCAAACTTATAAAAAGTGGCAGTTAATATTGGTTGATGATGGTTCTTCTGATGCATCTTTGTCAATTGCGAATATAGCAGTGCAAAATGATATTAGAATTATAAGCGTAAGTAGACCAAATACTAAATTAGGTGGAGGTAATTCCGCTAGAAATTACGGATTTCAAAAATCAAATGGTGATTTGATCAATTGGTTTGATAGTGATGATCTTATGCATCCTGAGTTTATAGAAAGAAAGGTTGAAGAATTTATAGATCATCAAGATTTGAATGTAGTTTTTACAAAAACTATAAGAACAGATTTTACTGAAGTAAATGTTCCCGATGAAAGGTTGAAATATAGTTCAACTTTTTTACACGATTATGTAGTAAGAAAAATAAGTTGGTATTTGCCAGATGCAATGTTTAGAAGGTCTTTTTTAGAAGATAAACAATTATTTGATGAAGACCTATTAGCAGGACAAGATCGAGATTTTTATATCAGATTATTTGCCAGAGAATTTCCTAAGTTTAAAATTTTAGATTTTTATGCTACCTACTATAGAATTCATCAAGATAGTATTTCAGAAAAAATTTATAGAGAAGCAAACATCAAGATGCAAGTTTCTCACTATAATAGTCTCATAAATCAGGTGGAGGTTTTGAAAGAATATAATTTACTAAGTAAAAACTTAAAGCAACATTATTTACAGGAGTTAAAAAAAAGGTTTCCTGCGGTAATAAAAAGTAAAGCTTCATTATCTAAATATTTTAAGGAAGTAAAAAAACTTTCAGATCTTAATAAAACCACTGCAGAGACATGGCTTAAGTTATTTGTTGCGTATTTTAGCTTTCAGATATTTGGTAAAGGTGAACGTTTTTTAAAATAA